The following proteins are encoded in a genomic region of Pyrus communis chromosome 11, drPyrComm1.1, whole genome shotgun sequence:
- the LOC137749268 gene encoding protein BIG GRAIN 1-like B, which produces MERWDIKSLPKNREGRSNRHSRDNPSFSSTLLDSIYRSIDEPTVGGDEVVSMREEQRHLIFYKETMKKKQSTAAATTTSGRLGHGHYKEDQERELANLRRACLVEKWMEKKAAEKSVPVRRNSMADFQTTKSRYSHQNELLTNSSSSSSDSSGGFSSSESDSMYGSKSRLSSSCYSMHRPKPIRTSLSSEKVPFDDHQRNYHHNSQKKHENGFVKTKSKALKIYGDLKKVKQPISPGGRLASFLNSLFNAGHVKKSKIDDLGAERKSSPNSGQMGYSNPSSSCSSASSFSRSCLRKAPLSRSELSGISSNGDAAKRSVRFCPVTVIVDEDCRPCGQKTLLEAQSGLMAAAKAAAAIKPPTNEDVGLECCVMEVDEDDDHGRRIEEVARDYLMKNYQKKDDEDDEDDDAESYASSDLFELDTAGVEERYREELPVYETTFFDRNRAIANALIL; this is translated from the exons ATGGAGAGGTGGGATATCAAATCACTCCCGAAAAACAGAGAAGGCCGCTCCAACCGACACAGCAGAGACAACCCATCTTTCTCTTCCACCCTCCTCGACTCCATTTACCGTTCCATCGACGAACCCACTGTCGGCGGCGATGAAGTGGTTTCGATGAGAGAAGAACAGCGCCACCTCATTTTCTACAAAGAAACCATGAAGAAAAAACAGAGcaccgccgccgccaccacTACCAGCGGCCGACTAGGCCATGGACACTACAAAGAAGACCAGGAGCGTGAATTAGCGAACCTCCGACGAGCCTGCTTGGTCGAGAAATGGATGGAGAAGAAGGCAGCTGAGAAGTCCGTACCTGTGCGACGAAATTCCATGGCGGATTTCCAGACGACAAAGTCTAGATACAGTCACCAGAACGAGTTGCTGACGAATTCTAGTTCCAGTTCTTCAGATTCCAGTGGTGGGTTTTCTTCGTCGGAGTCGGACTCCATGTACGGATCAAAATCGAGGTTGTCATCGTCATGCTACAGCATGCACAGGCCGAAGCCAATTCGAACCAGCCTTTCGTCAGAAAAGGTTCCATTTGACGATCACCAGAGAAATTACCATCACAATTCACAGAAGAAGCACGAGAATGGGTTCGTGAAGACGAAATCAAAAGCGCTGAAGATTTACGGCGATTTGAAGAAGGTGAAGCAGCCGATTTCGCCAGGTGGTCGGCTAGCCAGTTTTCTCAATTCTCTGTTCAATGCAGGGCACGTGAAGAAGTCCAAAATTGACGATTTGGGTGCGGAGAGAAAATCGTCACCAAATTCGGGACAAATGGGGTATTCAAACCCGAGTAGTAGTTGTTCGTCAGCCTCTTCGTTTTCAAGGTCTTGCTTGCGAAAAGCGCCTCTTTCGAGAAGCGAGTTGAGTGGCATCAGCAGCAATGGTGATGCCGCGAAGAGGTCGGTGAGGTTTTGTCCTGTAA CTGTGATTGTGGATGAGGATTGCCGCCCGTGCGGACAAAAGACTCTACTTGAAGCACAGTCGGGTTTAATGGCCGCAGCTAAAGCTGCTGCGGCCATTAAACCGCCAACAAATGAAGATGTTGGACTTGAGTGTTGTGTAATGGAGGTTGATGAAGACGATGACCACGGCCGAAGAATCGAGGAAGTTGCGAGAGATTACTTGATGAAGAATTATCAGAAGAAggatgatgaggatgatgaggatgatgatgcaGAGAGCTATGCAAGTTCTGATCTCTTTGAGTTGGATACTGCTGGGGTTGAAGAAAGGTACCGTGAAGAATTGCCTGTGTATGAGACTACCTTTTTCGACAGAAATCGAGCCATTGCTAATGCTTTGATCTTGTAA